GGATTTACGGCTGCTATTTTGCTGTGCTTATATTTTCTGCTATCCATTCCTGTATGAGCGACACATCAACATGGAATGCCCGTGCAATCTGCTCCAACGGCAATCCCATATCCGCGAGTATAAAGGAGGCTTCTTTTGCTTTTTTCATTTCGCCTTTTTCAATACCCTTCTCGATACCCTTCTCGATACCTTCTTCAATGCCTTCTTTGTAAATCTGCTCCATTTCCCGACACATAGAATCAACTCCTTCCCTGGTTTCTTTTAATTCACGTACCCTTTCTGCCAGAACCTGGCTGTACATTTCATCTGCACTTTTACAGTGAAAATCATGCATAAGCCTTCCGAGCTCCGTATTCTCCTGCTTACTGGAATTCACATACACGATATGTGAGCCGTCGGGGAAGCCTCTGCTGTTTTCCATGATCTCCCGGTCGATATGGTAAATGGGAAGACCATATCCAAGCGAATCACATACCGTTATGAATATTACATAGCTTTCCGGAAGCTCATCAAAATCCTGTCCGGGATTCAGTATATTCATGTCCATCAGCCCGCTGTGATACCGGGCGCGTTTTGGAGAGGCACCTTCATTAGCCTGCTGGATCTCCACATTAAAATAGTTTCCGTCTGTATCTGTGGCAACACAGTCCATAATTGCGGATCGCCCCTGCAGGTTTTTAAAATCCTTCTGCAGGAACTGCTCAAGAACCTTTAATCCTTCTTTTTTCATTATAACCTGAAGAACGTATTCTGTACACTCTGTTTTTCTGAAAACATTCCGCATAAACATGTCGCTCATAATCGTCAGATTTTTCAGAATCTGCTCATATTTTTCGTAGCGTGTATGTAAAACATTGTCTGCTGGCTGCCCATTTTTCACGATGAACCATCTCCTTTCTGTATACATTGTCTGATGCTTTCTGATAAGAACTATTTTGCGATATTCCTGGTAGAAGATTCTGCCTGTGCACATTAGATACATAACTGTAATTAATAATATATAACAAAAATATGAAAAATGTATGTACAAAATATAATTTGTGATTAAAAATCAGCGATATGGGAACAGGATGGAGATTTACTTTGTCACAGAATTTTCAGAAATGGAAAAGCTGAACAATCTTTCTGTATGATATAGCAGAGAAAAACCGGAATCAGAGCCCGTTATCCGGGGCTGGTTCCGGTTTTTTATATCAAAAATTTTACTAAATTATTCAGAAGGTTTTACCTGTTCCGTTGTCTGGTCCTGGGCTCCTGATATTCCCTGCCGTGATGGTGGGAGCCTCCCTGAGACTATTCTTCGGCAAGAACAGCGGCAATGGCATCCGGTGCGCATTGATTGAGCTCGTGCCCTGCACCGGGGATGATGTGCAGCTTTGCCTGCGGCAGAAGTTTTTCAAGCTGCCTGGAGGCCTTCAGATTGGCATGGTCCTTTTCGCCGCACAGAAGCGTTACCGGGCATTTGATTTTATGCAGTCCGCGGCTGAAATCAAGGGAGCGCATGGAGCGGGACAGGCTGATAACGTCCTGCTTTGCCATACCCATATCCGCGAACGACTTCTTTGGCATACAGCGGAACAGGAGGTTCTGAAAATCAATAAGAAGCGTGGGAACCTTATACTGTACGCCGATTAAAACGAGGGAAGATATTTGGCTGCCATGCCGTATGGCATAATCCAGCGCAAGCAGCGCACCCAGAGAAAGACCGCATATGCGGAAGGGCTCTTTTTCATTTCTGTAGCGCTTTTCCAGCCCGGCTAATATACCGGAATAAGAAATGTTTCCTTTTGAAAGTGAAAAAAGCTCCGGGCAGTCTGCATCCGGCAGCGTAGTTCCGGAAATGACAGCCTGCCAGTCGCGGGCGGTCTGTCCTAAACCATGCAAAAAAACAGTTTTCATTTCTATATCAGCTTCTCCTTTCTTCTTTGAGTCGTATTATATCAAAGTGCAGGCTGCCAGACAAGTAATTTCTGGTGCTGTTCACTACAGATGTAAAAATTTAACAAATACAATTAAAATTTTAAATAAAAATATTAAAAAATACTTGAAATTGAAAAACAAGTGGTGTATAATTAGCACAATAAATAATTATTAGATTTCAATAAAATTATAAATTATGATTGAGATTAAATGAAAAAAAACGAATAATATTGTACATAATTACAGTGAAAATCATAAAGCGTATTTTAATAATTTGAAATTTTAACAGAGAGAATCTGTTGAAATATAATTAAAAAAGAGGAAAGAAAAATGAAAAAACACCAAAAAAATCTACTTTCAACAGCGTTAGTTCTGAGCTTGATGACGGGTATGGCTGGCGTGACAGCACAGGCGGCAGACGATGGAGGGGTAGTACCGATTCGGGTGGCTTTGTTTACGGACGGCAATGATATGACGGAGAGCCAGAAATCGGTTTTTGACGCATTCACTGCTGAGTACCCCAATATCAAACCGGAATTTGAGTATATTACATCAGATTCCTACGGCTCAAACTGGAATGGGTATCTGATGAAGATTCAGACAATGATAGCGGCGGATGACGCGCCTGATGTTATCGCGCTTGGTCTGGAGGGTGTGGCAATGCTGGTTATGAATGACATGGCTTTGCCGCTGAATGATTACATTGATTCGCATGAGGAAGCACAGGAGCTGCTGAGCATGCAAAATGAAGATTTAATGAAAATTTTTACCGTACAGGATAATATTTATTCAATACCGTACGAGGCGAATTGCGTAGTAACTCATATCAATAAATCTCTGTTTGAGGAAGCGGGGATTGAACTCCCGGATTATGACTGGACGTGGGACGAGTTTATTGATATCTGTGACCGGTTGAAGGAATCCGGTGTCTGCGATTATCCATTCGCATGCACAACAAACTTTTTCTGTTTCCAGAGTCTGCTGTATGCCAATGGCGGTTCTCCGCTGAATGAAGACTGGAGTGCGAGCGCGTTTAATTCACAGGAATGCATCGACACCTGTCAGTTCTTCCAGGATGCAATTTTTGAATACGGGTATGCGCCGGAACCAAGTGAGACGATTACAGACACAGACCTTATGATGCAGGAGCGTGTGGCAATGATTTTCACAGGCCGCTGGGTATCGGATGATTATAATTCGTCAGAATTTTATGACAAGGTCTATGTAAATACCATGCCGAACGGAGGAGGCGGAAATACTTCCTGTGCGGGAAATGCCGGTTTTGTTGTTCTTAATACAACAGAACATCCGGAAGAGGCAATGACGGTTGCTACATGGTGCTCTGGTGAAGATTATACGAAGACGTTTCTTGCCACGGGTTCCCTTCCGTCAAATTTCGTTTATGGAAAAGAAGTATGTGAGGCGGCTTCCAATGTAATTGATAACTGGGAGGTCATGTATGAAATTTATGAAAACGGGGACTGGAAGCGTTCCTGTGACCCGCCGGAATATACGGAACTGGCTGATATTTATTCTGATACATTAAGCATTCTTTATTCTGGACAGCAGACAGCGGAAGAAGTATTGAATGATGCGAGTGAAAAGATTAATCAGGTATTTGCCAACAGCCAGTACAGAGACACGGATGAAGAACTTGCTGTAATTGAGTCGCTTTACAAAAGATAGTATTTGATGTGCTCTGCTCTCAGGGATGAGAAGCAGCATAAGGACTTGCGGGAAAGGATGTAAATTTTTTTCCTTTCCCGCATTTGAACGAGGTGAGGTGGTTCTATAATGGAGACAAAGAAAAAACGTAAGATGACAAGAACACAGAGAGAAAACCTTGCAGGACACCTGTTTGTTGCCCCGGCAGTCATATGTTTTACAATTTTCGTGGGTATTCCGATTATTGTCAATGTGGGTGTGCTTAGCTTTGCTGAATTTAGTCTTCTGGGAGATTTTGAATGGGTAGGACTTAAAAACTTCAGGGATGTATTTCGGGATTCGTCGACATACACGATTTTGAAAAATACATTGCGGTTGTTTCTTGTTCTGGTTCCAACGCATATTATTGGAGGGCTGATTGCGGCAACAGCAATAAATGCTGTGCGAAACCATTTCTTTCATACGATTTTCCGCATAGCTCTGTATTTTCCGATGGTGGTAACGACCGCTTCAGTGGCATTGGTATGGGGATATCTGTATGACACGGACTTTGGTGTGTTCAACTGGATTTTGTCCCAGTTTGGAATTGATAAAATCCGGTTCCTCGGAGACCAGCACTGGGCACTTTTGTCCATTGCGATTTTCAGTGCCTGGAAGTTTATCGGAAATGCATTTTTGTATTATTATATCGGTCTCAGAAACATACCGGAAACTTATATGGAAGCGGCAAAGCTGGATGGCGCGTCTACGTGGCAGGCTTATATCCATGTAAAACTGCCGCTGCTGACGCCGACAATTTTCTTTGTGGTGACAACGACGCTGATAAACTGTTTCCAGGTATTTGATGAACCTTATTTTCTGACAAACGGTGGGCCGGGAGTATCTTCTCAGACGCTGGCTATGCAGATTTACAGAAAGGGATTTGGACAATATCACTTTGGATATGCATCTGCACTTGGTGTGATTTTGTTTGTGATGGTTATAACTGTAACATTTATTATGTTTGGCACGCAGAATAAATGGGTTACATATGATACGGAGTAAGGAGAGGTGGCTGATGATAAGAAAACTTAGAAATAAATATAAAAATACGAGAAAGAGGTCTTTCTGGGGTCAGTTTTTTCTGGTAATTATCTTATGTATATTCAGTTATCTGATGTTACTGCCTTTTATATGGGCATTTTCCACATCACTCAGACTGCCTGCGGATTCGTTTGACCTTCCGCCATCCTTTTTTCCGACAGAATGGCGTTGGGAGAATTATGCATACGTTTTTAAAGCGCTTCCCTTTATGAGGTTTTTCAGAAACAGTATTTTTGTAACAGTTATTATTTCGATAGTACAGATACTTTTTTCGACAATGGCTGCCTTTGCTTTTGCGAAGTTGAATTTTAAAGGGAAAAATATACTTTTTATCTATTTGCTGTCGGGGCTGATGCTGCCATATCAGTCTTATGTAATTGCACAGTTTTTTATCATGAATAAGATGCATTTGTATAATACTCTCTGGGCACTGATATTGCCATATTTTGCGAATCCATTTGGAATTTTTCTTCTCCGGCAGAACATGTCCGGCATTCCGGATTCCTATATAGATGCGGCGACGATCGACGGCGCGTCGAAATTCCGGATCTATTGGAGCATTATGCTTCCAATGACAAAATCAAGTATTGTAGTTGTAATATTTATGAAGTTTATAGAACAGTGGAATAATTTTTTTGCGGCGCTGATTTATATAAACAGTGAAGAGCATTTTACACTTCCGATGGGAATGAAAACGCTGCAGGGCTTTCGGTCGGCGGGAAATCTGGCTCATATTCTTGCCGGAGTTATGATTTCACTGATAGTGCCGACGATAGTATATGCTTTCGGGCAGAAGTATTTGCTGCAGAGTACAGCTTTATCGGGACTGAAAAGCTGAGAACTGAAATGAGAAAAGATGCAGAAGGTAATGGAAAGACAAAAAAGAAAAAGGGGGAAAGATGATGAAAAAAGGTTTGTATTTTATGGGATGGTACAGGGATATGTGGAATTATCATCCGAGTCTGCCGCTGAAGAATATGCACATGATAGAAGATATCATGGATATCCATGCGGATATGCTGATATGGTCCTGCCTGGGAAGCGGTGCGATAGGTCTTCCGTATCTGGATAAAGAAGCCAATGATGATACGGCTCCAAGACTGCGTCTTTATGGATTTATGAATGACAGTGAATTTTGTGAGGAATGTAGAAAACGGGGCGTAAAGGTGTTTGCCGTTTTGTGGAAGGCACAGCTCTGGGAGTTTGGAGCAGAGTTTAATGAGGATGAAAGTAAATTACTGTCGTTAAATATTCTGAGAGGAGCTTCTGATAACCACAAATATGTGGGAATGAGTGAACTCTCGACTAATCGCTATCCTAAACTGTTTAATCCGATAGAAAAATATTTTCCGGATGGAATTACGAACTATTTTGGGGAAAAGGTCGGCGATTTTCTGGAGGAATTTAAAGCGGTTTCTCTGGAAGGACGGAATATTCTGTCAAATTGGCTGATGGCACCGGAACACGACCATAAATGTTACTCTCCGTGCTGTAACAAAGATTCGTTTCTGACATATATGAAGCGTAACGTGGAAATGATGATTGATGCAGGAGCTGGCGGTCTGCATATTGATGAATATGATACACCGAAGCATGTGACGAGCAATGCGGGCTGCTTTTGCCGCGAGTGTGTGGCAAAATTCCGGGTATATCTGCAGGAACACCAGATTGCGCTTCCGGAGGATGCGGGAAATATAGAAACCTTCGATTACCGTGAATATTTACTGGCGAAGGGGTATACAGATGAAATGCTGCTCGCATTTAATGCGAATGCACGCTGGGATATTCCTCTGTACCGGCATTTCTATGACATGCAGATGGCGTCTGTAGAATGGGTAGTGCGTGAGGTATCCGGTCACGCGAAAAAATATGCGATGGAGACCAGAAAAGAAGAATTTCCGGTAACTGCGAATCTGTTTCAGTGTTTTCCGCTTGGCGACAGCGTGAAGAAATATCTTGATATTCTGGCTGGAGAGAAAACCGATATTAAAATGCGGCAGGATGGATGGTACCGGTTTGCGACCGGATGGCTGAATGGAAAAGACAGTTGTTTTGTAGAAGACCCGAACCAGTATGTGCGCGATATTGTAGAAGATATTAAGAATGGCATAAATGACAGATTTATCCTGTTTGCTATAGAACCGATTGCTCATGGATTTCATGTGGCGTTTCCGTATGGTTCCTGGCTGCAGAATCAGGTGAAGGATGCTTTCTGGCCGGATATCCGTGTGCTGCGGAAACTGGGACCGTGGCTGGATGAAAATGAACAGCTTTTCGGGAAAAAACATATAGCAGATATCGGGGTGGTTTATGATTCTCCGTCGGCTTATGAAAACAGTATTTCAGAGCCGTATGTTGATGAAAACTCTACTTATAGTAAAGTGGAAAGGGTAAGCCTGCAGGGCGTAGAGGAGCTGGGCAGACAGGGAGCATTTTCCAACCAGGGAAATTTCGGACACTTTTTCAGACTGATTCAGGGGCTTTCTGACAGGCACGTGCTATATAATGTATTGTTTGAAAGCGAGGATGAGCCGCTGACGATGGAACGTCTGAAGGGATATAAAACGATTGTTGTTCCGGATGCATTTTTGATGGATTCGGTGAACGCGGCGGCTTTGAACGCTTTTGCAGCCGGGGGCGGAACGGTGATTTCGCTGGAGAGGAAAACGGAAGAGCTGAAGGCAGACGAGCTGTATAAAGCCGGGGATATGGACGAACTGATTGAGAAACTGGTCGGGGAGGACAATATTATTGATGCTCCGGAATCTCTGATGTACAGTGTGGATGTCAGGGAGACGGAAGAGGGCAGGGCGCTGCATCTGGTCAGTTACAATTATAATGAAGAGACGCATCGGATTGATGCCATTCCCGAATTGAACATTGGGCTGAATTTTAAAGCTGATGCGATAGGCGTTTATTGTTTCCCGGAAAATCCCAATATTGAAGTTACGCTTAATAATGGCAGATTAAATATCAGGAATGCGGGAATTTATACGATAATTGAGATAAAGTGAGGTATGGAAGATGAAAAGGTCGGAATTAAATAAAATTATCCGGGACTGTATTGAACTGGTTGAAAGGCGCGGTCTTTGTTTTCCGGAATTTGCGAAATGGTCTCCTGAAAGGTGGAGAGAGCTGAAGGAAGAAGAACGGGAAATTGTTGATAATATGCTGGGATGGGATATCAGTGATTTTGGGGGGAATTTTAAAGAGACAGGCCTGCTGATTTTTACTTTTAGGAATGGCAATTTTAAACATAAGGATCTATATCCGAAGCCTTATGCGGAGAAGCTCCTGCTTGTAGGAGACGGACAGAAGCTTCCGTTCCATTTTCACTGGAGTAAAATGGAGGACATTATTAATCGCGGAGGAGGAGATCTGGAAATAACCGTGTACAATTCTGATGAAAATGAGGATTTTGATACGGTGTCGGATGTTATGCTGACCGTAGATGGAAAGAAAGTGACGGTGCCGGCGGGAGGAAAAATTACGCTTAAGCCAGGAGCCAGCGTGACGCTGCTTCCAGGGCAGTATCATCAGTGGGTTGGT
This is a stretch of genomic DNA from Marvinbryantia formatexigens DSM 14469. It encodes these proteins:
- a CDS encoding alpha/beta fold hydrolase; its protein translation is MKTVFLHGLGQTARDWQAVISGTTLPDADCPELFSLSKGNISYSGILAGLEKRYRNEKEPFRICGLSLGALLALDYAIRHGSQISSLVLIGVQYKVPTLLIDFQNLLFRCMPKKSFADMGMAKQDVISLSRSMRSLDFSRGLHKIKCPVTLLCGEKDHANLKASRQLEKLLPQAKLHIIPGAGHELNQCAPDAIAAVLAEE
- a CDS encoding D-lyxose/D-mannose family sugar isomerase, which produces MKRSELNKIIRDCIELVERRGLCFPEFAKWSPERWRELKEEEREIVDNMLGWDISDFGGNFKETGLLIFTFRNGNFKHKDLYPKPYAEKLLLVGDGQKLPFHFHWSKMEDIINRGGGDLEITVYNSDENEDFDTVSDVMLTVDGKKVTVPAGGKITLKPGASVTLLPGQYHQWVGVPGTGPVMLFEVSSTNDDTVDNRFHSAKNRIPEIEEDEPAEYLIFNDYKDYVVF
- a CDS encoding PD-(D/E)XK nuclease family transposase; amino-acid sequence: MKNGQPADNVLHTRYEKYEQILKNLTIMSDMFMRNVFRKTECTEYVLQVIMKKEGLKVLEQFLQKDFKNLQGRSAIMDCVATDTDGNYFNVEIQQANEGASPKRARYHSGLMDMNILNPGQDFDELPESYVIFITVCDSLGYGLPIYHIDREIMENSRGFPDGSHIVYVNSSKQENTELGRLMHDFHCKSADEMYSQVLAERVRELKETREGVDSMCREMEQIYKEGIEEGIEKGIEKGIEKGEMKKAKEASFILADMGLPLEQIARAFHVDVSLIQEWIAENISTAK
- a CDS encoding ABC transporter substrate-binding protein, translated to MKKHQKNLLSTALVLSLMTGMAGVTAQAADDGGVVPIRVALFTDGNDMTESQKSVFDAFTAEYPNIKPEFEYITSDSYGSNWNGYLMKIQTMIAADDAPDVIALGLEGVAMLVMNDMALPLNDYIDSHEEAQELLSMQNEDLMKIFTVQDNIYSIPYEANCVVTHINKSLFEEAGIELPDYDWTWDEFIDICDRLKESGVCDYPFACTTNFFCFQSLLYANGGSPLNEDWSASAFNSQECIDTCQFFQDAIFEYGYAPEPSETITDTDLMMQERVAMIFTGRWVSDDYNSSEFYDKVYVNTMPNGGGGNTSCAGNAGFVVLNTTEHPEEAMTVATWCSGEDYTKTFLATGSLPSNFVYGKEVCEAASNVIDNWEVMYEIYENGDWKRSCDPPEYTELADIYSDTLSILYSGQQTAEEVLNDASEKINQVFANSQYRDTDEELAVIESLYKR
- a CDS encoding carbohydrate ABC transporter permease; amino-acid sequence: METKKKRKMTRTQRENLAGHLFVAPAVICFTIFVGIPIIVNVGVLSFAEFSLLGDFEWVGLKNFRDVFRDSSTYTILKNTLRLFLVLVPTHIIGGLIAATAINAVRNHFFHTIFRIALYFPMVVTTASVALVWGYLYDTDFGVFNWILSQFGIDKIRFLGDQHWALLSIAIFSAWKFIGNAFLYYYIGLRNIPETYMEAAKLDGASTWQAYIHVKLPLLTPTIFFVVTTTLINCFQVFDEPYFLTNGGPGVSSQTLAMQIYRKGFGQYHFGYASALGVILFVMVITVTFIMFGTQNKWVTYDTE
- a CDS encoding carbohydrate ABC transporter permease, with amino-acid sequence MRFFRNSIFVTVIISIVQILFSTMAAFAFAKLNFKGKNILFIYLLSGLMLPYQSYVIAQFFIMNKMHLYNTLWALILPYFANPFGIFLLRQNMSGIPDSYIDAATIDGASKFRIYWSIMLPMTKSSIVVVIFMKFIEQWNNFFAALIYINSEEHFTLPMGMKTLQGFRSAGNLAHILAGVMISLIVPTIVYAFGQKYLLQSTALSGLKS